From Actinopolymorpha cephalotaxi, one genomic window encodes:
- a CDS encoding class I SAM-dependent methyltransferase, whose translation MKGNTARGGRLNFDRVVDAYDAGRPSIPAEVVDRAVERIGLRSGDTVLEIGAATGQLTKALRARDLSVVALEPGPALRTRLVRHLDEDTGFVARGEFFEEYAGEEGPFAAIWSANAFHWVDPAVSYEKSARLLAPGGHLVLIWTYPILRDDLQEAMNASAFAEEPDFAYDPGQFADYLDRVGAEGREELAASGVFEQPEYELRTHAYTQDVDTYLAYLMSYGHVAGREQDERDALATKVRTTLGTLGVDRVELTLHAYTCVARRR comes from the coding sequence ATGAAGGGCAACACAGCACGCGGCGGACGGCTGAACTTCGACCGGGTGGTGGACGCCTACGACGCGGGCCGGCCGAGCATCCCCGCCGAGGTGGTCGACCGAGCCGTCGAGCGCATCGGCCTGCGGTCCGGCGACACCGTACTGGAGATCGGCGCCGCCACCGGGCAGCTGACGAAGGCGCTACGGGCGCGCGACCTGTCGGTGGTGGCTCTCGAACCCGGTCCGGCGCTGCGGACCCGGCTGGTCCGGCACCTCGACGAGGACACCGGGTTCGTCGCGCGCGGTGAGTTCTTCGAGGAGTACGCCGGGGAGGAGGGGCCGTTCGCGGCGATCTGGTCGGCGAACGCGTTCCACTGGGTCGATCCGGCCGTGTCGTACGAGAAGTCGGCGCGGTTGCTCGCACCCGGCGGCCACCTGGTGCTGATCTGGACCTACCCGATCCTGCGCGACGACCTGCAGGAAGCGATGAACGCGAGCGCGTTCGCCGAGGAGCCGGACTTCGCCTACGACCCGGGGCAGTTCGCCGATTATCTCGACCGGGTGGGTGCGGAGGGCCGGGAGGAGCTCGCCGCGTCCGGGGTGTTCGAGCAGCCGGAGTACGAGCTGAGGACGCACGCCTACACGCAGGACGTGGACACCTATCTGGCGTACCTCATGTCGTACGGCCACGTCGCCGGCCGCGAGCAGGACGAACGCGACGCGCTGGCGACGAAGGTGCGCACCACGCTCGGCACCCTCGGCGTGGACCGGGTCGAGCTCACCCTGCACGCCTACACGTGCGTGGCGCGGCGCCGCTGA
- a CDS encoding DUF1707 SHOCT-like domain-containing protein, whose protein sequence is MTNLPEPVRPSGASHLRASDADRERIVKVLGEALADGRLDVNEHSERLDAVYEAKTMGELEPITYDLAATPGHPQPRPADRSANTPVVDPAGASESVDQMIAIFGGVERKGRWRLRRRSRAVAVFGGVDLDLSEATFDAPEVVIELFALFGGVDVSLPEGVVIRNEASGIMGGISVKTGDAPPSPDAPVVVIKGVAIFGGADFHPKKRKWFG, encoded by the coding sequence ATGACAAACCTGCCTGAACCAGTGCGTCCCTCCGGGGCGTCTCACCTGCGCGCCTCCGATGCCGATCGGGAGCGGATCGTCAAGGTGCTGGGGGAAGCGCTGGCCGACGGGCGGTTGGACGTCAACGAGCACTCCGAGCGTCTCGACGCTGTCTACGAGGCCAAGACGATGGGCGAGCTCGAGCCGATCACCTACGACCTCGCCGCGACGCCGGGTCATCCGCAGCCGCGGCCGGCCGACCGGTCCGCGAACACCCCGGTGGTCGACCCGGCCGGCGCTTCGGAGAGCGTCGACCAGATGATCGCGATCTTCGGGGGCGTCGAACGCAAGGGCCGCTGGCGGCTGCGCCGGCGCAGCCGGGCGGTGGCCGTCTTCGGTGGGGTCGACCTCGACCTCAGCGAGGCCACGTTCGACGCACCGGAGGTGGTGATCGAGCTGTTCGCGTTGTTCGGCGGCGTCGACGTCTCCCTCCCCGAGGGTGTGGTGATCCGCAACGAGGCCAGCGGCATCATGGGCGGCATCTCGGTGAAGACCGGCGACGCGCCCCCGTCGCCGGACGCCCCGGTCGTGGTGATCAAGGGCGTGGCGATCTTCGGCGGGGCCGACTTCCACCCCAAGAAGCGAAAGTGGTTCGGCTGA
- a CDS encoding nucleotidyl transferase AbiEii/AbiGii toxin family protein: MSDYAPPSSGQTRLTGPPRNLTSLKARFRNLALGELAVIRLERAVANVVLAQMLPAGVVKGGTALKLRLGHSGSRFTPDLDVARRATMDQFLAEYGAALAMGWSGFTSKIVPMRPAKPLGVPPEYVMQPYDLKVAYQGRSWMTVRLEVGHDEIGDTDNPDLRLAPDLANVFAEIGLPEPAPIPVLSVDHQIAQKLHACTMPGSERAHDLVDLQLLMISEKVDLPGVRSACERLFASRGAHAWPPVVTPGPTWTTIYTSASDGIACAPTVEEAVEWANSLIQRIAASGE; this comes from the coding sequence ATGAGTGACTACGCCCCACCGTCGTCCGGGCAGACGAGGCTGACTGGGCCGCCCAGGAACCTGACCTCATTGAAGGCGAGGTTCCGGAACCTCGCCTTGGGCGAGTTGGCGGTGATCCGTTTGGAGCGCGCCGTCGCGAACGTCGTGCTCGCGCAGATGCTGCCCGCTGGAGTGGTGAAGGGAGGGACTGCTCTGAAGCTTCGCCTCGGACACTCCGGATCGCGGTTCACCCCCGACTTGGATGTGGCGCGCCGAGCGACCATGGACCAGTTCTTGGCCGAGTACGGGGCCGCCCTTGCCATGGGCTGGTCCGGATTCACCAGCAAGATCGTGCCGATGAGGCCGGCGAAGCCACTTGGGGTGCCGCCGGAGTACGTCATGCAGCCGTACGACCTGAAGGTTGCCTACCAGGGTCGGTCGTGGATGACGGTTCGGCTTGAGGTTGGGCACGACGAGATTGGGGACACGGACAACCCGGACCTGCGCCTCGCACCGGACTTGGCCAACGTTTTCGCTGAGATCGGGCTGCCCGAACCTGCTCCGATCCCGGTGTTGTCGGTGGACCACCAGATCGCGCAGAAGCTGCATGCCTGCACCATGCCGGGCAGTGAACGAGCCCACGACCTTGTCGACCTCCAACTCCTGATGATCAGCGAGAAGGTGGACTTGCCAGGCGTGCGCTCCGCGTGCGAAAGACTGTTCGCGTCTCGTGGTGCGCATGCGTGGCCGCCCGTTGTCACGCCCGGGCCGACCTGGACGACGATCTACACCAGCGCTTCTGACGGGATCGCCTGCGCCCCCACTGTGGAGGAGGCAGTCGAGTGGGCCAACAGCCTGATCCAGCGAATCGCGGCCTCCGGCGAATGA
- a CDS encoding type IV toxin-antitoxin system AbiEi family antitoxin domain-containing protein: protein MLHEIALGEYGLVSTRDAADEGIPVVELRKLAARGGLERVAYGLYRDPAVPPSELDQYALAVRLVGDDAYLMGESVLTRHNLALVNPSRITVGTPHRTSKALPPVVHAVRRNLPDELLTVEDGIAQTTVAQAVIDCMDTVMSDRLRDAISAAGRLGLLSRLEQDALRARLARRHGGRHG from the coding sequence GTGCTCCATGAGATCGCCCTCGGTGAGTACGGCTTGGTTTCCACCCGCGATGCGGCAGATGAAGGGATCCCGGTAGTCGAGCTGCGAAAGCTCGCGGCCCGCGGAGGGCTTGAGCGGGTTGCCTACGGACTTTACCGAGACCCGGCCGTACCGCCGAGCGAGCTCGATCAGTATGCGCTCGCCGTCCGACTCGTCGGAGACGACGCCTACCTCATGGGCGAGTCGGTCCTGACTCGTCACAACCTCGCGCTCGTAAACCCATCTCGTATCACGGTCGGGACCCCTCATCGAACGTCCAAGGCCCTGCCGCCGGTCGTCCACGCAGTCCGCCGGAACCTGCCGGACGAGCTGCTCACGGTGGAGGACGGCATTGCGCAGACGACCGTCGCCCAAGCCGTCATCGACTGTATGGACACGGTCATGAGTGACCGGCTCCGAGATGCCATCAGCGCCGCTGGAAGGCTCGGACTGCTTTCACGGCTCGAGCAGGATGCGCTGCGCGCGCGCTTGGCTCGCCGGCACGGCGGGAGGCACGGATGA
- a CDS encoding MDR family MFS transporter gives MTTTVTPPARREVLVVLPGLLLAMLLAMLDQMIVGTAMPRIVGELGGLDHLSWVVTAYVLMSTVSTPLYGKLGDLYGRKRLFLGAIAIFLVGSALSGMAQSMVQLIGFRALQGLGAGGLIVGVMAIIGDLIPPRERGRYQGYMSATMAAATICGPLLGGFLTDHFSWRWAFYVNIPVGILALALVATTLQLPRHRISHRIDYLGAALLTVAATSLVLVTTWGGTQYDWGSVQILGLAVLGVASVVGFVIAERRAVEPVLPLRLFRDRNFTAATLMGFLVGFAMFGAVTFLPLFQQTVQGASATNSGLLLLPMMAASLVVSLVVGTVITRTGHYRAFPIAGGAMLTLGVFALSLMDTGTSKFTLSVYMVILGIGMGLLMQVTLLIVQNSVEAKDMGVASSTSTFARSIGGSFGVSLFGAIFASRLTDSLAGMPGAGKLAGGGGAHIDPATLTQLPAAARETVLTAIADGMHSVFLWAAPFALAAFVIGWAIKAVPLRGGPGQVGPAGPAGPEGEPIPADSPS, from the coding sequence GTGACCACCACCGTGACCCCACCGGCCCGACGGGAAGTACTCGTCGTCCTGCCGGGACTGCTCCTCGCGATGTTGCTCGCCATGCTCGACCAGATGATCGTCGGCACCGCGATGCCACGGATCGTCGGCGAGCTCGGCGGCCTGGACCACCTGTCCTGGGTGGTCACCGCCTACGTCCTGATGTCCACCGTGTCCACGCCGCTCTACGGCAAGCTCGGCGACCTGTACGGCCGCAAGCGCCTCTTCCTCGGCGCGATCGCGATCTTCCTGGTCGGCTCCGCGCTGTCCGGAATGGCGCAGAGCATGGTCCAGCTGATCGGGTTCCGCGCCCTGCAGGGCCTCGGCGCCGGCGGCCTGATCGTCGGCGTGATGGCGATCATCGGCGACCTCATCCCGCCCCGGGAACGCGGGCGCTACCAGGGTTACATGTCCGCGACGATGGCGGCGGCCACGATCTGCGGCCCGCTGCTCGGCGGCTTCCTCACCGACCACTTCTCCTGGCGTTGGGCGTTCTACGTGAACATCCCGGTCGGCATCCTCGCGCTTGCCCTCGTGGCCACCACCCTGCAGCTGCCGCGGCACCGGATCAGCCACCGCATCGACTACCTGGGCGCCGCACTGTTGACGGTCGCGGCCACGTCCCTGGTGCTGGTGACGACCTGGGGCGGGACGCAGTACGACTGGGGATCGGTGCAGATCCTCGGCCTGGCCGTGCTCGGCGTCGCGTCCGTCGTCGGCTTCGTGATCGCCGAACGCCGGGCGGTCGAGCCCGTCCTGCCGCTGCGGCTGTTCAGGGACCGCAACTTCACCGCGGCTACCTTGATGGGTTTCCTGGTGGGCTTCGCGATGTTCGGCGCGGTGACGTTCCTGCCGTTGTTCCAGCAGACGGTGCAGGGCGCCTCGGCCACGAACTCCGGCCTGCTCCTGCTGCCGATGATGGCGGCGTCGCTGGTGGTGTCCCTCGTCGTCGGCACCGTGATCACCCGGACCGGCCACTACCGGGCGTTCCCGATCGCCGGCGGCGCGATGCTCACCCTGGGCGTCTTCGCGCTGTCGCTGATGGACACCGGCACCAGCAAGTTCACCCTGTCGGTCTACATGGTGATCCTCGGCATCGGGATGGGCCTGCTGATGCAGGTCACCCTCCTCATCGTGCAGAACAGCGTCGAGGCCAAGGACATGGGCGTGGCCAGCAGCACCTCGACGTTCGCCCGCTCGATCGGCGGCTCCTTCGGGGTGTCGCTGTTCGGGGCGATCTTCGCCAGCCGGCTGACCGACTCTCTCGCCGGCATGCCGGGTGCGGGCAAGCTGGCCGGCGGCGGCGGGGCGCACATCGACCCGGCCACCCTGACGCAGCTCCCGGCCGCCGCGCGCGAGACCGTGCTCACCGCGATCGCCGACGGGATGCACAGCGTCTTCTTGTGGGCGGCGCCGTTCGCCCTTGCGGCGTTCGTGATCGGCTGGGCGATCAAGGCGGTGCCGCTGCGCGGCGGGCCCGGGCAGGTGGGTCCGGCCGGTCCGGCGGGCCCGGAGGGTGAGCCGATCCCGGCCGACTCACCCAGCTGA